The following are encoded in a window of Seleniivibrio woodruffii genomic DNA:
- a CDS encoding S26 family signal peptidase, whose protein sequence is MQKRKLLTICLAVAICMVIIVLTCRNIGVNISESVPFRVYSIDKTDKHFSCGSYALFYLTKDPLNILPDKVKLVKRIACAPGMSLNSSKEEFTCDGKLIAIRRDKANMKFSFNGTVPKGMYFMSGDHFRSYDSRIWGFLNEKDIIAVVHPIF, encoded by the coding sequence GTGCAAAAAAGAAAACTTCTGACAATATGTTTGGCTGTTGCTATTTGCATGGTCATCATAGTATTAACTTGTCGCAATATCGGGGTAAACATCTCTGAATCTGTACCATTTCGGGTATACTCCATCGATAAAACGGATAAGCACTTCTCCTGCGGATCTTACGCACTCTTCTATTTGACAAAAGATCCTCTGAACATCCTGCCTGACAAAGTTAAGCTCGTAAAAAGGATTGCCTGTGCTCCGGGCATGAGTCTGAACTCATCTAAAGAAGAATTCACGTGCGATGGCAAACTCATTGCCATCCGCAGGGACAAAGCGAATATGAAATTCTCGTTTAATGGAACAGTACCAAAAGGCATGTATTTTATGTCCGGAGACCATTTCCGCAGTTATGACTCAAGAATCTGGGGGTTCCTCAATGAAAAAGATATTATTGCCGTTGTTCATCCTATTTTTTAA
- a CDS encoding type-F conjugative transfer system pilin assembly protein TrbC: protein MSNLLNRVQEYKGKLSSDFGYEDDSEKTCYEKRELGEISLYVFISSSIPEETLKTYAADLKKLPGAVMVLNGVIGGASKIMPTVDLISRISCGKNVSELKTENSDCTMARTDINPYLFRAFGIDKVPAFVMADFPYSQIMMSASQGQNIPDNSFLKISGDPTLEYVLEHFNSAGNKDAADLLIRLRSGYYD from the coding sequence ATGTCTAATCTACTGAACAGAGTTCAGGAATATAAAGGAAAGCTCTCATCCGATTTCGGGTATGAAGATGACTCAGAAAAGACATGCTACGAAAAACGTGAGCTTGGCGAAATCAGTCTTTATGTTTTTATCAGCTCCTCTATTCCGGAAGAAACCTTAAAGACATATGCTGCAGACCTCAAAAAACTCCCCGGTGCGGTGATGGTTCTCAACGGTGTTATCGGAGGAGCCAGCAAGATAATGCCCACCGTTGACCTTATTTCCAGAATCTCTTGCGGTAAAAATGTGAGTGAGCTTAAAACAGAAAACTCTGACTGCACTATGGCACGCACTGACATCAATCCATATCTCTTCAGGGCATTCGGAATAGATAAGGTTCCGGCTTTTGTGATGGCTGACTTCCCATACAGCCAGATAATGATGTCTGCATCGCAGGGGCAAAATATCCCTGACAACAGTTTTCTGAAAATATCCGGAGATCCAACACTGGAATATGTTCTGGAACATTTCAATTCCGCTGGAAACAAAGATGCAGCTGATCTGCTTATTCGGCTTCGGAGCGGATACTATGATTAA
- a CDS encoding DsbC family protein yields the protein MKKIICIALFLFSSMSLYAEENINPDEIRANIGKAFANMPVGEIRESEISGLFEIETGNNIIYSDGKYLMMGHMFDFLGKDLTQEKINSLMTKKASEIDKTLAIKVGNGKKEVVEFTDPECPYCLKAEEFFKGANVTRLLLFMPLPFHKNAERLAVHILCSSTPATEYQKVLKEVSAGNADNFKTISCDAGNERLQKMVETAQNLGVRGTPFFIIDGKAVSGADPAIQQMIK from the coding sequence ATGAAAAAAATTATCTGTATCGCCCTGTTTCTGTTCAGTTCAATGTCTCTTTATGCGGAGGAGAACATTAATCCTGATGAAATCAGAGCAAACATCGGCAAGGCATTTGCAAATATGCCGGTGGGAGAGATCAGAGAGTCCGAGATATCCGGTTTGTTTGAAATAGAAACCGGCAACAACATCATCTATTCTGACGGCAAATATCTCATGATGGGGCATATGTTCGATTTCTTAGGTAAAGACCTTACACAAGAAAAAATCAACAGCCTGATGACAAAGAAAGCCTCTGAGATTGATAAAACACTGGCGATTAAAGTCGGTAACGGCAAAAAAGAAGTAGTTGAGTTTACAGATCCGGAGTGCCCGTATTGCCTCAAAGCTGAGGAATTTTTCAAAGGAGCCAATGTAACAAGACTTCTGCTCTTTATGCCGCTGCCCTTTCATAAAAACGCCGAACGGCTCGCCGTACACATCCTCTGTTCATCGACACCGGCGACAGAGTATCAGAAAGTGCTAAAAGAAGTGTCAGCAGGCAACGCCGACAACTTTAAAACAATCAGCTGCGATGCCGGAAATGAACGTCTTCAAAAGATGGTTGAAACAGCCCAGAATCTTGGTGTTCGTGGAACGCCATTTTTCATCATAGATGGCAAAGCTGTCAGCGGTGCAGATCCAGCTATACAGCAAATGATAAAATGA
- a CDS encoding lytic transglycosylase domain-containing protein gives MKRIILIVIILLACGISQASVSPEILSATKYASKRTGIPEWLILSIAHVESGFNPYAVNVAGKSYQPKTKEEAYAIIRNAASAGKSFDVGVMQVNSFWFKKFNIPYHYGLDLQNSFVMGAEILREEILRNGNNWLSVGYYHSKNVNLAVKYFQKIKYQSENYNLR, from the coding sequence ATGAAAAGGATTATCTTGATTGTAATCATACTTTTGGCCTGTGGAATATCACAGGCCTCTGTCTCACCTGAAATTCTGTCTGCAACAAAATACGCCTCAAAGAGAACAGGTATTCCGGAGTGGCTTATTCTTTCTATTGCTCATGTGGAGAGCGGGTTCAATCCATATGCGGTCAATGTGGCAGGGAAAAGTTATCAGCCAAAAACAAAAGAAGAGGCATACGCTATTATCAGAAATGCCGCTTCAGCTGGGAAAAGTTTTGACGTTGGGGTTATGCAGGTGAACAGCTTCTGGTTCAAGAAATTCAACATCCCATATCACTATGGTCTGGATCTCCAGAACAGCTTTGTCATGGGTGCCGAAATCCTCAGAGAAGAAATCCTCCGCAATGGCAACAACTGGCTGTCAGTGGGGTATTATCATAGTAAAAATGTTAATTTAGCCGTTAAATATTTTCAAAAGATTAAGTATCAATCGGAAAATTACAATTTGAGATAG
- a CDS encoding Rdx family protein: protein MAAGLAAELQESFPNADITYEPGPKKSEFAVTVDGAVVFSRLVRKRYPEEGEIVSLCKGF from the coding sequence TTGGCGGCGGGTCTCGCCGCAGAACTTCAGGAGAGTTTCCCAAATGCAGATATTACATATGAGCCGGGACCAAAGAAGAGTGAGTTTGCCGTGACTGTCGACGGTGCAGTTGTTTTTTCGAGACTGGTAAGAAAACGCTACCCCGAAGAGGGCGAAATAGTTTCTCTTTGCAAAGGGTTCTGA
- the trxB gene encoding thioredoxin-disulfide reductase — MNGSHHRLIILGSGPAGYTAAVYAARANLKPVLIAGVQPGGQLTTTTEVNNWPGDYLGVDGNELMDRMRRHAEKFGTVIINDHITEVSLGEKPFLLKGRKDEYSCDAMIIATGASARYIGLPSENFYKNKGVSACATCDGFLYCDEPVAVVGGGNTAVEEALYLSNVASHVTVIHRRDSFRSEKILADRIAERAAEGKVSIEWFNVLDEVLGDGNNVTGVRIRDTRNNELKEIRVAGVFVAIGHSPNTDNFKEQLEMENGYIKVAGKTGYYATQTSVPGIFAAGDVQDHIYRQAITSAGTGCMAALDAERYLDGLNK; from the coding sequence ATGAACGGCAGCCACCACAGACTTATAATACTCGGTTCCGGACCTGCGGGGTATACAGCAGCAGTATATGCAGCGAGAGCAAATCTTAAGCCGGTGCTTATAGCGGGAGTTCAGCCTGGGGGACAGCTCACAACCACAACGGAGGTGAACAACTGGCCCGGAGATTACCTCGGAGTAGACGGCAACGAACTGATGGACAGGATGAGAAGACACGCTGAAAAGTTCGGTACCGTCATAATTAATGACCATATAACAGAAGTGTCTCTTGGAGAAAAACCTTTTCTGTTAAAAGGGAGAAAGGATGAATACTCCTGTGATGCCATGATAATAGCCACTGGTGCATCGGCACGATATATTGGGCTGCCTTCCGAAAACTTTTACAAAAATAAAGGGGTTTCCGCCTGTGCCACCTGCGATGGTTTTCTCTATTGCGATGAACCTGTTGCTGTTGTCGGTGGCGGGAATACTGCTGTTGAAGAGGCGTTGTATCTTTCAAATGTTGCTTCTCATGTAACTGTTATTCATCGGCGGGATTCGTTTCGTTCAGAAAAAATACTTGCTGACAGAATTGCTGAGAGAGCTGCCGAAGGTAAAGTATCTATCGAATGGTTCAATGTCCTTGATGAGGTGCTTGGAGACGGAAACAATGTTACCGGAGTCAGGATCAGGGACACAAGAAACAACGAATTGAAAGAAATAAGAGTAGCAGGCGTTTTTGTCGCAATAGGTCATTCTCCGAATACGGATAATTTTAAAGAACAGCTGGAGATGGAAAACGGCTATATAAAGGTCGCCGGAAAGACAGGGTATTATGCAACCCAGACCAGCGTTCCAGGCATATTTGCCGCCGGAGATGTTCAGGATCATATTTACCGTCAGGCGATAACATCGGCAGGTACCGGCTGCATGGCAGCTCTGGATGCCGAAAGATATCTGGACGGTTTAAATAAATAA
- a CDS encoding DsrE family protein, whose amino-acid sequence MKITVVITQKNPEQVFTAFRFANFALGKEDNVTVFLTAEGVEAIRLDEPDFDIRGQITAFNSGGGQILACGTCMKLRELDDKGICSISTMKDLYDMVLVSDRVMNF is encoded by the coding sequence ATGAAGATTACCGTAGTTATAACTCAGAAAAATCCTGAACAGGTTTTCACCGCTTTCAGGTTTGCAAACTTTGCCCTTGGAAAGGAAGATAATGTCACAGTGTTTTTAACAGCTGAAGGTGTGGAAGCAATTAGGCTCGATGAACCTGATTTTGACATCAGGGGACAGATAACCGCTTTTAATAGCGGAGGCGGGCAAATACTTGCATGCGGAACCTGTATGAAGCTCAGAGAACTTGATGATAAAGGCATCTGCTCAATTTCGACTATGAAAGACTTATACGATATGGTGCTTGTGTCCGACAGAGTTATGAATTTTTAA
- a CDS encoding ArsR/SmtB family transcription factor, whose amino-acid sequence MQAYFNKEWVEILKALGHGTRLKIVIELLEHGTKCVTDIQEILPVSQANISQHLTVLRSAGIVDFTQSGAQRCYFVRCPELVGGILKLLKNDPKDNEKKESKCCIRP is encoded by the coding sequence ATGCAGGCATATTTTAATAAAGAATGGGTTGAGATACTAAAGGCGCTTGGACACGGCACACGTCTTAAGATAGTTATCGAACTGCTTGAACACGGCACAAAATGCGTAACCGATATTCAGGAAATTTTACCTGTTTCTCAGGCTAACATTTCACAGCATCTTACAGTTCTGCGCAGTGCCGGGATAGTCGACTTCACACAAAGCGGTGCACAGAGATGTTATTTTGTGCGCTGTCCCGAGCTTGTCGGCGGGATACTTAAACTGCTGAAAAACGACCCGAAAGATAACGAAAAGAAGGAGAGCAAGTGCTGTATCCGCCCCTGA
- a CDS encoding multiheme c-type cytochrome: MSHRSEKSQWISLMVLFVMVSVFLGMSGSFSSAHADARKPSKKIGLTKADKDCIECHGENNPGMVRQWKNSMHSKAEVGCMSCHKAGEKDYDAMDHNGYTVAQTPNAADCAKCHPKQNEEFLKSRHAILGTHGQGLDPNMNWRKPPIYGKTMGCSSCHAGMGNYWPDKTLGDCTQCHNKHDFSLEQVRKPETCKRCHEGMDHGNWESYQNSKHGLVYFDKGSKWNWNYASGEKVVPFDAPVCATCHMSGAPGLKATHNVSERSSWRLASPISFRSKWNDENWQVKRERMEKVCVQCHAESFTKRLFLATDLGVYQFNEVFKVFAKLRGSMNEKGALTSENDDDDPFDIILREVWHDTGRVYRASLMHFGPNKNEAYGYSPMTYQTYELIEMAAEKGIPEAEKWAHENSKDKVWFFPWFDYGGSIWGKSNIALTNNYWYKKPGYWESVRKNVEFIYSKGIISKEQWEMWNEWDKTKDEYVNKTAKDFPPQHDDYVRQIQGAKDQQAEIMGWQLPGSPMFKDLWEMGYKKK; the protein is encoded by the coding sequence ATGAGTCACAGAAGTGAAAAGTCACAGTGGATCAGTCTGATGGTCTTATTTGTGATGGTTTCAGTATTTCTCGGCATGTCCGGTTCTTTCAGCTCTGCTCATGCCGATGCCAGAAAACCATCTAAAAAGATCGGTCTGACAAAGGCGGACAAAGACTGTATCGAATGCCACGGGGAAAACAATCCCGGCATGGTGAGGCAGTGGAAAAACAGTATGCACAGCAAAGCTGAAGTTGGGTGTATGTCCTGCCACAAAGCGGGAGAAAAGGATTATGATGCAATGGATCACAACGGCTACACCGTTGCGCAGACACCCAATGCAGCTGACTGTGCAAAATGTCACCCGAAACAGAATGAAGAGTTTCTCAAGAGCCGTCACGCCATCCTCGGTACACACGGACAGGGTCTCGACCCTAACATGAACTGGAGAAAACCGCCCATCTACGGAAAAACAATGGGCTGTTCAAGTTGTCATGCGGGTATGGGCAACTACTGGCCGGATAAAACACTGGGAGACTGCACACAGTGCCATAACAAGCATGATTTCTCTCTTGAACAGGTCAGAAAGCCCGAGACATGTAAACGCTGTCACGAGGGTATGGATCATGGAAACTGGGAATCATATCAGAACTCAAAACACGGTCTTGTATATTTTGACAAAGGCTCAAAATGGAACTGGAATTATGCTTCCGGCGAAAAAGTCGTTCCTTTTGATGCACCTGTCTGTGCAACATGCCATATGAGCGGTGCGCCCGGACTTAAAGCAACACACAACGTAAGCGAGCGGAGCAGCTGGAGACTCGCTTCACCTATTTCTTTCAGAAGTAAATGGAATGATGAAAACTGGCAGGTTAAAAGAGAACGTATGGAGAAAGTCTGCGTTCAGTGCCATGCAGAATCATTTACCAAGAGGCTTTTCCTTGCTACCGACCTGGGAGTCTATCAGTTTAACGAGGTATTTAAAGTCTTTGCGAAACTGAGAGGATCTATGAATGAAAAGGGTGCGCTTACCAGCGAAAATGATGATGACGACCCGTTTGATATCATTCTCAGGGAAGTATGGCACGACACGGGTAGGGTCTACAGAGCTTCGCTTATGCACTTTGGCCCTAATAAGAACGAAGCCTACGGCTACAGTCCGATGACTTATCAGACATATGAACTCATCGAGATGGCTGCCGAAAAGGGTATTCCCGAGGCAGAAAAATGGGCGCATGAGAATTCAAAGGATAAAGTCTGGTTCTTCCCGTGGTTTGACTACGGCGGCTCTATCTGGGGTAAATCAAACATCGCTCTCACCAATAACTACTGGTATAAAAAACCCGGCTACTGGGAAAGCGTGAGAAAAAATGTCGAATTTATATACAGCAAAGGAATTATCTCGAAAGAGCAGTGGGAGATGTGGAACGAATGGGATAAGACCAAAGATGAGTATGTGAACAAGACGGCTAAGGATTTCCCGCCGCAGCATGACGACTATGTCAGACAGATACAGGGGGCAAAAGACCAACAGGCTGAAATCATGGGTTGGCAGCTTCCCGGAAGCCCTATGTTTAAAGATCTGTGGGAAATGGGCTACAAAAAGAAATAA
- a CDS encoding sigma-54-dependent transcriptional regulator: MNRILIIEDELSMRLGLRFTLEDAGYDVCVAETGEQGMDIISREVFDVIVTDFRLPGYNGIEILEKVKEISPSTCVIVITAFAEIENAVKAIKLGAFDYIQKPLDPSKLIEMIDRFLSGTHKSNKSTCCDAGKQPSSGNFGILGQSRAVGRIFDFISASAKSDSSVMIFGESGTGKELVANAIHLMSKRCDSNIIKINSASIPEELLEAELCGYEKGAFTGAFQQKKGKLELAHEGTFFFDEIGDMPFNMQTKLLRIIENKSFERLGGNKEIYIDTRFVFATRMNISELISAGRFREDLFYRINVLTISLPPLRDRREDILTIAEHYATEFSKKLGKSVPDFSEEFKEFLSGYDFPGNIRELKHLMENIITFCDGGTVFVRNIPSDILNRHDRTVDTVGNSQLDYNIKEIEKSTILDALNRFLWRKSEAAKYLGISRATLWRKMKELGIERA; the protein is encoded by the coding sequence ATGAATAGAATTCTGATAATAGAAGACGAACTTTCCATGAGGCTGGGGCTTCGGTTTACCCTTGAGGATGCAGGCTATGATGTATGTGTTGCCGAAACCGGCGAACAGGGCATGGATATTATCAGCAGGGAAGTCTTTGACGTTATCGTCACCGATTTCCGCCTGCCGGGGTATAACGGTATCGAGATACTGGAAAAAGTTAAGGAAATCAGCCCGTCAACCTGTGTAATCGTGATTACGGCATTTGCCGAGATAGAAAATGCCGTGAAAGCAATAAAGCTGGGAGCTTTTGATTATATTCAGAAACCGCTTGATCCGTCCAAACTTATAGAAATGATAGACAGGTTTCTGAGCGGTACGCACAAGTCGAACAAGAGTACCTGCTGCGATGCCGGAAAACAGCCGTCTTCCGGCAACTTCGGTATTTTAGGACAAAGCAGGGCTGTCGGCAGAATTTTTGATTTTATATCAGCTTCTGCGAAATCTGATTCATCCGTGATGATTTTTGGTGAAAGCGGCACTGGTAAAGAACTTGTTGCAAATGCAATCCACCTTATGAGTAAAAGGTGCGACAGCAATATAATCAAAATAAACAGTGCTTCTATTCCTGAAGAACTGCTTGAGGCAGAACTGTGCGGTTATGAAAAAGGTGCTTTCACAGGAGCTTTTCAACAGAAAAAAGGAAAGCTGGAATTGGCGCATGAAGGTACGTTTTTCTTTGACGAAATAGGAGATATGCCTTTCAACATGCAGACGAAGCTGCTGAGGATAATTGAAAATAAATCCTTTGAACGTCTTGGCGGCAACAAGGAAATTTATATTGATACAAGGTTTGTCTTTGCTACGAGAATGAATATTTCAGAGCTTATCTCTGCCGGACGTTTTCGCGAGGATCTTTTTTATCGGATAAACGTGCTGACGATATCACTTCCTCCGCTCAGAGACAGGCGGGAGGATATCCTCACAATTGCTGAACATTACGCTACAGAGTTCAGCAAAAAACTCGGAAAATCCGTTCCGGATTTTTCAGAGGAATTTAAAGAGTTTCTGTCCGGCTACGATTTTCCGGGCAATATCCGTGAACTGAAGCACCTGATGGAGAATATCATCACTTTTTGTGATGGTGGCACTGTTTTTGTCAGAAATATTCCCTCTGACATTTTAAACAGGCATGACAGGACAGTCGATACGGTTGGGAACAGCCAGCTTGATTACAATATCAAAGAGATAGAGAAATCAACCATCCTTGACGCTCTTAACAGATTTTTATGGCGTAAAAGTGAGGCTGCTAAATATCTCGGAATCAGCCGGGCAACTCTCTGGAGAAAAATGAAGGAGCTGGGTATAGAAAGAGCATAG
- a CDS encoding ATP-binding protein, producing the protein MVLSFINKLKYFLFRWPVTLEGKFTITAVSCIILTIAVASWWIFDREEKLYIANAYQQANVLTETSRLTLTNIMVYNELKIMDNQDMIDYFDYYILNLSEKDPRIKCIAILDTHGKVITHKDINSLNKRYHDREFISAMKENKPVIRTSDKNDKILVITAPLNVSTKQWGAIRISLSLEEMHQRIDVLKQEIIVLAVLLVLFAMIIVKAFAKHLSKPIIKLSGTMNRIKNHEDMNITVAKGRRDEIGELEHSFYWLIRRLKELDEEKERTFEQFIQNEKLVSLGYLSAGVAHEINNPLGGVMLCFNRLQKYTAVNTETEQLVFGIDDSLKKMKHIVEQLLDFSRSAKAEKKYADVNALIENLLVLVGYEAQRRNVKITCEFDPDLGRIELSENKISQVIMNIAINAFQSMPEGGTFNIKTRKLDGKCRISLKDTGSGISDDILPYIFDPFFSTKNGQGTGLGLSVSKGIIDQHGGSIEVKTEAGKGCEFIITLPLDCKNGDTDE; encoded by the coding sequence ATGGTATTATCCTTCATTAACAAGCTCAAATACTTTTTGTTCAGATGGCCTGTGACTCTGGAAGGAAAATTTACCATTACCGCTGTGAGTTGCATAATCCTTACCATTGCGGTTGCTAGCTGGTGGATATTTGACCGTGAGGAGAAATTATACATAGCCAACGCATATCAGCAGGCAAACGTTTTAACTGAAACCAGCAGACTGACCCTTACAAACATTATGGTATATAACGAACTTAAAATAATGGACAATCAGGATATGATCGATTATTTCGATTATTATATTCTGAATCTGTCAGAAAAGGATCCCCGCATAAAATGTATCGCAATTCTGGATACGCACGGAAAGGTTATCACACATAAAGATATAAATTCGCTGAACAAACGCTATCATGATAGGGAATTTATATCTGCAATGAAAGAGAATAAGCCCGTAATCAGAACATCGGATAAAAATGATAAGATTCTTGTGATTACAGCTCCGCTGAACGTCAGCACAAAGCAGTGGGGAGCTATAAGAATTTCGCTTTCGCTGGAGGAGATGCATCAGAGAATTGATGTGCTGAAACAGGAAATCATAGTTCTTGCTGTTCTGCTGGTTCTTTTCGCTATGATAATAGTGAAAGCGTTTGCAAAGCATTTGTCAAAACCTATCATAAAACTTTCAGGAACCATGAACAGAATAAAGAATCATGAGGACATGAACATTACTGTTGCAAAAGGAAGACGTGATGAAATAGGAGAGCTTGAACACAGTTTTTACTGGCTTATCCGGAGGCTTAAAGAACTTGACGAGGAGAAGGAAAGAACATTTGAACAGTTTATTCAGAATGAAAAACTGGTGTCGCTGGGGTATCTGTCCGCCGGTGTTGCTCACGAAATTAACAATCCTCTTGGCGGTGTAATGCTATGCTTTAACAGGCTCCAGAAATATACCGCTGTAAATACAGAGACAGAACAGCTGGTTTTCGGCATTGACGACAGTTTGAAAAAAATGAAGCATATAGTCGAGCAGTTGCTGGATTTTTCGCGTTCTGCAAAAGCTGAAAAGAAATATGCCGATGTGAACGCACTGATTGAAAATTTGCTCGTATTGGTAGGCTATGAAGCCCAAAGACGTAATGTAAAAATAACCTGTGAATTTGATCCGGATCTTGGCAGGATAGAACTGAGTGAAAATAAAATATCACAGGTTATTATGAATATTGCGATAAACGCCTTTCAGTCCATGCCTGAAGGAGGAACGTTTAATATTAAAACCAGAAAACTGGATGGGAAGTGCCGCATATCTCTTAAAGATACCGGAAGCGGGATCAGCGATGACATACTGCCGTATATTTTCGATCCTTTCTTTTCCACAAAGAATGGTCAGGGAACCGGGCTCGGGCTTTCTGTCAGCAAGGGAATTATCGACCAGCACGGCGGCAGCATAGAGGTTAAAACTGAGGCGGGAAAGGGGTGTGAGTTTATAATCACCCTGCCTCTTGACTGCAAAAACGGGGATACAGATGAATAG
- the phnD gene encoding phosphate/phosphite/phosphonate ABC transporter substrate-binding protein, which yields MKSLYRIFLIAFAVMFCSGISWSASGSAVVKPTVYFSAITLYHPIVMYQKYQPMMDYLTRNTSYKFELKLNKDYRKVIEYLANKEVNLVLLGGTTYVKARETTPVIPILKPKNSKGEVFYRSTIVVRKNSPINSIDQLCCKSIVFPSELSTSGFLVPVYNLMKKHIYLNELRSYKNLRYHDSVAREVQKGNYDAGALIDAVAYQYSHEGLKVIWRSEPIPGLPIVVREDADPKFINEVKAALLKLDYSKPADRKIMSTWDEELKFGFAEAKDSDYNTIRGMIKEMEQNGIILH from the coding sequence ATGAAATCATTATACAGGATATTTCTGATTGCTTTTGCTGTGATGTTTTGCTCCGGTATATCATGGAGTGCGTCCGGATCTGCGGTTGTTAAACCGACAGTATATTTCAGTGCTATTACTTTGTATCATCCAATTGTCATGTACCAGAAATATCAGCCTATGATGGATTATCTGACCAGAAATACTTCATATAAATTTGAACTGAAACTGAATAAGGACTACAGAAAAGTCATAGAATATCTTGCAAACAAAGAGGTTAATCTGGTTCTGCTTGGAGGAACCACATATGTTAAAGCGAGAGAAACTACACCTGTAATTCCGATACTGAAACCAAAAAATTCAAAAGGGGAAGTGTTTTACAGGAGTACTATAGTTGTAAGGAAGAATTCTCCGATAAATTCCATCGACCAGTTATGCTGTAAAAGCATCGTATTTCCTTCGGAGCTTTCCACATCAGGCTTTCTTGTTCCCGTATACAACCTCATGAAGAAACATATTTATCTTAACGAACTTCGTAGCTACAAGAACCTCAGATACCATGATTCTGTGGCAAGAGAGGTTCAGAAGGGCAATTATGATGCGGGTGCGCTTATAGACGCCGTTGCCTATCAATACAGCCACGAGGGTCTGAAAGTAATATGGCGTTCGGAGCCTATTCCGGGACTTCCCATTGTTGTCAGAGAGGATGCGGATCCTAAATTTATCAATGAAGTTAAGGCTGCTCTGCTGAAACTTGACTACAGCAAACCGGCGGACAGAAAAATAATGAGTACATGGGATGAAGAGCTTAAATTCGGTTTTGCCGAAGCAAAAGATTCTGACTATAACACGATCAGAGGTATGATAAAAGAGATGGAACAGAATGGTATTATCCTTCATTAA
- a CDS encoding class I SAM-dependent methyltransferase, whose protein sequence is MDNTDPFDSFHAEYDIWFDENTEVFLAELDLLKNVCASETPKLEIGVGTGRFALPLGIEYGLEPSSNMAQYALRRGICTVRGYAGDIPFADGSFGAVYMITVLCFIENPMKALEEVRRVLSERGCLIIGFVDKDSGLGQKYLAKKEKSRFYRNAHFYSADEVIEMLGKFGFTGISISGISDEAFGSGYYFTVIKAEK, encoded by the coding sequence ATGGACAATACAGACCCCTTTGACAGCTTCCACGCTGAATATGATATTTGGTTTGATGAAAATACGGAAGTTTTTCTTGCGGAACTTGATCTTCTTAAAAATGTGTGCGCCTCTGAAACCCCGAAACTCGAAATAGGGGTCGGTACCGGCAGATTTGCATTACCGCTTGGAATTGAATATGGTCTTGAGCCGTCATCCAATATGGCACAATACGCATTGAGAAGGGGAATCTGCACTGTGAGGGGATACGCCGGGGACATACCTTTTGCTGACGGCAGTTTCGGTGCAGTATATATGATAACTGTGCTGTGCTTTATTGAAAATCCTATGAAAGCTCTTGAAGAGGTCAGACGTGTTTTGAGTGAAAGAGGTTGTCTTATCATTGGATTTGTGGACAAGGATTCCGGACTCGGGCAAAAATATCTGGCAAAGAAAGAAAAAAGCCGTTTTTACAGAAATGCGCATTTTTATTCTGCCGATGAGGTTATAGAGATGCTGGGCAAATTCGGATTTACAGGAATATCCATATCCGGAATTTCAGATGAGGCATTCGGTAGCGGATATTATTTTACTGTGATAAAGGCAGAAAAATGA